A genome region from Hippopotamus amphibius kiboko isolate mHipAmp2 chromosome 1, mHipAmp2.hap2, whole genome shotgun sequence includes the following:
- the F2RL2 gene encoding proteinase-activated receptor 3 — protein MKAIIFAAVGALLLLPASCQSGMEYEADNLAKPILPIKTFRGAPPNSFEEFPLSAIEGWTGTTTTVKIKCPEESVSNLHVNNATMGYLSSSLSTKLIPAIYILVFVVGVPANTVTLWMLFKTRSVRMTIFYTNLAVADFLFCVTLPFRIAYHLNGNNWVFGEVVCRATTVIFYGNMYCSILLLACISINRYLAIVHPFTYRGLPKRTYALLMCGLVWTTVFLYMLPFFILKQEYYLVQQDITTCHDVHNTCESSSPFQLYYFISLAFFGFLIPFLVIIYCYTAIIWTLNAKDRRWLWYVKASLLILVIFTICFAPSNIILIIHHADYYYNTDGLYFIYLIALCLGSLNSCLDPFLYFLMSKITDHSTTYLTMVKSS, from the exons ATGAAAGCCATCATCTTTGCAGCTGTTGGAGCACTGCTTCTGTTGCCTGCTTCCTGTCAAAGCG GCATGGAGTATGAGGCAGACAATTTGGCAAAGCCAATCTTACCTATTAAGACCTTCCGTGGAGCTCCCCCAAATTCTTTTGAAGAGTTCCCCCTTTCTGCCATAGAAGGCTGGACAGGAACCACCAcaactgtaaaaattaaatgcCCTGAAGAAAGTGTTTCAAATCTCCATGTGAATAATGCTACCATGGGGTACCTGAGCAGCTCTTTAAGTACCAAACTGATACCTGCCATCTATATCCTGGTGTTTGTAGTAGGTGTGCCAGCCAACACAGTGACCCTGTGGATGCTCTTCAAGACCAGATCTGTCCGTATGACCATCTTCTACACCAACCTGGCCGTTGCAGACTTTCTGTTTTGTGTTACACTGCCCTTTAGAATAGCTTACCATCTCAATGGGAACAACTGGGTATTCGGAGAGGTTGTGTGCCGGGCCACCACAGTCATCTTCTATGGCAACATGTACTGCTCCATTCTGCTCCTCGCCTGCATCAGTATCAACCGCTACCTGGCCATCGTCCATCCTTTCACTTACCGGGGGCTGCCCAAGCGTACCTATGCCTTGCTAATGTGTGGACTGGTGTGGACAACGGTTTTCTTATATATGCTGCCGTTCTTCATTCTGAAGCAGGAGTACTATCTTGTCCAGCAGGACATCACCACCTGCCATGATGTCCACAACACATGTGAGTCCTCGTCTCCCTTCCAACTCTACTACTTCATCTCCTTGGCATTCTTCGGATTCTTAATTCCATTTTTGGTCATTATCTACTGCTACACAGCCATCATTTGGACACTTAACGCGAAAGATCGTAGGTGGTTGTGGTATGTTAAGGCGAGTCTCCTCATTCTTGTGATTTTTACCATTTGCTTTGCTCCAAGCAATATCATACTCATTATCCACCATGCAGATTACTACTACAACACCGATGGCTTATACTTCATCTATCTCATAGCTTTGTGCCTTGGTAGCCTGAATAGTTGCCTAGatccattcctttattttctcatgtcaAAAATCACGGATCACTCTACCACTTACCTTACAATGGTGAAATCATCTTAG